One window from the genome of Pseudomonas sp. L5B5 encodes:
- the rdgC gene encoding recombination-associated protein RdgC — MWFKNLLIYRLTQDLPFDAEALETALATKLARPCASQELTTYGFVAPFGKGEDAPLVHVSQDFMLVAARKEERILPGSVVRDAVKEKVEEIEAEQMRKVYKKERDQIKDEIIQAFLPRAFIRRSSTFAAIAPKQGLILVNSASPKRAEDLLSTLREVLGTLPVRPVTVKTAPTAIMTDWVKTQQAADDFFVLDECELRDTHEDGGIVRCKRQDLTSEEIQLHLSTGKVVTQLSLAWQDKLSFMLDDKMVVKRLKFEDLLQTQAEEDGGDEALGQLDASFTLMMLTFGDFLPALFEALGGEEIPQGI, encoded by the coding sequence ATGTGGTTCAAAAACCTGCTGATCTATCGCCTGACCCAAGATCTGCCTTTTGATGCCGAGGCGCTGGAAACTGCACTGGCGACCAAACTGGCGCGTCCCTGTGCAAGCCAGGAGTTGACCACTTACGGTTTCGTCGCCCCTTTCGGCAAAGGCGAGGACGCTCCCCTGGTACACGTCAGCCAGGACTTCATGCTGGTAGCGGCGCGCAAGGAAGAACGCATCCTTCCGGGTAGCGTGGTGCGCGACGCGGTCAAGGAAAAGGTCGAAGAGATCGAAGCCGAGCAGATGCGCAAGGTCTACAAGAAGGAACGCGACCAGATCAAGGATGAAATCATCCAGGCGTTCCTGCCCCGCGCCTTTATCCGTCGCTCCTCGACCTTCGCCGCCATCGCCCCGAAACAGGGCCTGATCCTGGTGAACTCGGCCAGCCCCAAGCGTGCCGAAGACCTGCTCTCCACCCTGCGTGAAGTGCTCGGTACCCTGCCGGTGCGCCCGGTGACCGTGAAGACCGCCCCGACCGCGATCATGACCGACTGGGTCAAGACCCAGCAGGCCGCCGATGACTTCTTCGTCCTCGACGAATGTGAGCTGCGCGACACCCATGAAGACGGCGGTATCGTGCGTTGCAAGCGCCAGGACCTGACCAGCGAGGAAATCCAGTTGCACCTGAGCACTGGCAAGGTGGTCACCCAACTGTCCCTGGCCTGGCAGGACAAGCTGTCCTTCATGCTGGACGACAAGATGGTGGTCAAGCGCCTGAAGTTCGAGGACCTGCTGCAGACCCAGGCCGAGGAAGATGGCGGCGACGAGGCCCTGGGCCAGCTCGATGCCAGCTTCACCCTGATGATGCTGACCTTCGGCGACTTCCTGCCGGCGTTGTTCGAGGCCCTGGGCGGCGAAGAAATCCCGCAGGGCATCTGA
- a CDS encoding catalase family protein — protein sequence MKLDLASKRPSLLGRLWLRLGALLGKLLLLLVVLGLSCWALASAWFAWQHRGPVAVQEQIPADEAARTQDIIQTAVRIVDQHREGTRYLRDAHAKAHGCLKAEVQVLKGLAPELRQGVFANPGQTWQATVRLSNGNAYPQFDSIRDARGMAIKLHEVPGQQLMASEAARHEQDFVMFNHPNFFVSDVAEYQQNIAAQADGQKVGAFFPGRDPRSWQVRHLFIALATLAPAPASPTQTTYFSVSPYKFGKANAKFRVMPDPDSCQAYQLPAQNQDLPNFLRSALVQQLSTDRVPACFVLQIQRQDPSRFMPIEDTSIEWKEKDAPFETVARVTIPAQDFDTPVQNLACDNQSFNPWFGLEAHRPIGGINRLRKAVYEAVSDYRHSRNAEQ from the coding sequence TCCCTGCTGGGCCGGCTCTGGCTGCGCCTGGGCGCGCTACTGGGCAAGCTGCTGTTGCTGCTGGTGGTGCTCGGTCTCTCGTGCTGGGCCCTGGCCAGTGCCTGGTTCGCCTGGCAGCACCGCGGCCCGGTAGCAGTACAAGAACAGATTCCCGCCGATGAAGCGGCGCGCACCCAGGACATCATCCAGACCGCCGTGCGTATCGTCGACCAGCATCGAGAGGGCACCCGCTACCTGCGCGACGCCCATGCCAAGGCCCATGGCTGCTTGAAAGCCGAAGTCCAGGTGCTCAAGGGCCTGGCCCCGGAGCTGCGCCAGGGGGTCTTCGCCAACCCGGGGCAAACCTGGCAGGCCACGGTGCGCCTGTCCAATGGCAATGCCTACCCGCAGTTCGACAGCATTCGCGATGCCCGTGGCATGGCGATCAAGCTGCATGAGGTCCCCGGGCAACAGTTGATGGCGTCGGAGGCTGCACGCCACGAACAGGATTTCGTGATGTTCAACCACCCGAACTTCTTCGTCAGCGATGTAGCCGAGTACCAGCAGAACATCGCGGCCCAGGCCGACGGCCAGAAAGTCGGCGCCTTCTTCCCCGGCCGGGATCCACGCAGTTGGCAGGTCCGCCACTTGTTCATCGCCCTGGCGACCCTGGCGCCGGCGCCGGCGAGCCCGACCCAGACCACCTACTTCTCGGTCTCGCCCTACAAGTTCGGCAAGGCCAACGCCAAGTTCCGGGTCATGCCGGATCCGGACAGTTGCCAGGCTTACCAACTGCCGGCACAGAACCAGGACCTGCCCAATTTCCTGCGCAGCGCCCTGGTCCAACAGCTCTCCACGGACCGGGTACCAGCCTGCTTCGTATTGCAGATCCAGCGCCAGGACCCGAGCCGCTTCATGCCGATCGAGGACACCAGCATCGAGTGGAAAGAAAAGGATGCACCCTTCGAAACCGTGGCCCGGGTGACGATTCCCGCCCAAGACTTCGATACCCCGGTGCAGAACCTGGCCTGCGACAACCAGTCGTTCAATCCCTGGTTCGGCCTTGAAGCCCACCGCCCCATCGGCGGCATCAACCGCCTGCGCAAGGCGGTGTACGAAGCCGTCAGCGATTATCGGCACAGCCGCAACGCCGAACAGTAA